The following are encoded in a window of Poecile atricapillus isolate bPoeAtr1 chromosome 3, bPoeAtr1.hap1, whole genome shotgun sequence genomic DNA:
- the C3H6orf58 gene encoding protein LEG1 homolog has product MWPCFGIHVLVVAVTLSPVTAEAQSENDVTGEDVYPPLWDLAPGNLLDFPVKDNKIVINAWNYQDRLGVYKSLLNASAKYFAAFGPQNSGNILWGLPLQHGWQFRTGRLADHSGVTSCGYENGELLCQSVRSWWSCMNYYLAIIPFLGAVEAGLFGQLPYEIEILPPEEQKVDFCYNVKDCWSRMPKLMDEWKTFFEYLLSTEHTAVSSGSFSSFKLDDALGLMWKAHTTSIAYALPRFQDRLKYLSDPEANFGEDWANAVDFIAATHFSTDLLTTNNFQSFLPQRMLVEGDVLPSISDFSPEQNKVLVSLRVLHKANKLTGGLLLKIWQKAMSTEAGRKLGRKLIESLASSRELELLDLVGIQNYFEVLFEDSQFLENERFQRGLI; this is encoded by the exons ATGTGGCCCTGCTTTGGCATACACGTTCTTGTAGTGGCTGTCACCCTGAGTCCTGTGACTGCTGAGGCACAGAGTGAAAATGATGTCACTGGAGAAGATGTCTATCCCCCCCTCTGGGACCTGGCCCCTGGAAACCTGCTGGATTTCCCAGTGAAGGACAACAAAATTGTCATCAATGCTTGGAACTATCAAGACCGACTGGGAGTGTATAAGAGCTTGCTAAATGCTTCAGCCAAATATTTTGCTGCCTTTGGACCCCAAAACAGTGGCAATATTCTCTGGGGATTACCATTGCAGCATGGGTGGCAATTTCGTACAG GTAGGTTAGCAGATCATTCTGGTGTGACTTCCTGTGGCTATGAAAATGGAGAGCTCCTGTGCCAATCTGTAAGAAGCTGGTGGTCCT gtatGAATTACTATCTGGCTATTATACCCTTTCTGGGAGCAGTGGAGGCTGGCCTCTTTGGGCAACTGCCGTATGAAATAGAAATATTGCCACCAGAGGAGCAAAAAGTTGATTTCTGTTACAACGTTAAAGACTGCTGGTCTCGCATGCCCAAGCTCATGGATGAATGGAAGACCTTTTttgaa TACTTGTTATCTACAGAACACACAGCTGTGAGttctggcagcttctcctcCTTCAAACTGGATGATGCCCTTGGGCTCATGTGGAAGGCACACACCACCTCCATTGCTTACGCACTCCCCAGATTCCAGGACCG CTTAAAATATCTCTCTGATCCAGAAGCAAATTTTGGTGAAGACTGGGCTAATGCTGTAGATTTCATTGCTGCCACACACTTCAGTACAGACTTACTGACCACGAACAACTTCCAGTCCTTCCTGCCCCAGAGGATGCTTGTTGAAGGGGATGTCCTCCCATCCATTAGTGACTTCTCTCCAGAGCAAAATAAGGTCCTGGTGTCACTGAGAGTTCTTcacaaagcaaataaattaaCAG GAGGATTGCTGCTGAAGATCTGGCAAAAGGCTATGTCCACCGAAGCAGGAAGAAAACTGGGCCGAAAACTGATTGAAAGCTTGGCTTCGAGCCGGGAGCTCGAACTACTTGACCTAGTAGgaattcagaattattttgaagTATTATTTGAAGATTCCCAGTTCCTTGAGAATGAGCGATTCCAACGTggattgatttaa